One window of Leopardus geoffroyi isolate Oge1 chromosome B3, O.geoffroyi_Oge1_pat1.0, whole genome shotgun sequence genomic DNA carries:
- the LOC123583729 gene encoding translation initiation factor IF-2-like produces the protein MWSLKVTLQMCELGLGILSCFPILSSKTPYSIDFNLHIIVPDRRAQLAPNRTPPPHVHPPGEAKCAAPGTNTSHPGLALLARGQRSHLFDKCEGRPTTAPWTPGAARLSLPGPQPPSPVEDSRSALLSRPVGLSPTRAHSTGSGSGFSASPTSSSTSRATVAVAAAPERAATGTWQRRQRLRPTPGRLRRASRRRAEVLRGRGAGRGGACGGLSHVGRGEDRPRGDSASRRRGGPTRARSLRSFPRPPALGFSGNNSA, from the exons ATGTGGAGCCTCAAGGTAACACTGCAAATGTGTGAACTGGGACTTGGAATCCTATCCTGTTTTCCCATCTTGAGCTCTAAAACACCATATTCCATAGACTTCAATCTTCACATCATCGTACCAGACAG GCGCGCTCAACTTGCTCCGAACCGCACTCCACCACCACATGTGCACCCACCTGGCGAGGCTAAATGCGCGGCTCCCGGAACAAACACCTCCCACCCGGGCCTAGCTCTCCTCGCCCGGGGACAGCGGTCACACCTGTTTGATAAATGTGAAGGCAGGCCCACGACGGCCCCCTGGACACCAGGCGCGGCCCGGCTCTCGCTCCCCGGCCCCCAGCCTCCCTCACCCGTGGAGGACTCGCGGTCGGCGCTCCTCTCCAGGCCCGTCGGACTCTCACCCACCCGGGCACACAGCACCGGATCCGGATCCGGCTTCAGCgccagccccacctcctcctccacctcccgcGCCACGGTTGCCGTCGCGGCCGCCCCTGAGCGAGCCGCCACCGGGACGTGGCAACGCCGCCAACGCCTCCGCCCCACCCCGGGCCGCTTACGCAGGGCCTCGCGCAGGCGGGCGGAGGTGCTCCGAGGGCGAggggcgggccggggcggggcgtgCGGCGGGCTTTCGCACGTGGGGCGCGGCGAGGACCGCCCCCGCGGGGACTCCGCCTCCCGGCGGCGCGGGGGCCCCACCCGGGCTCGCTCCCTGCGGTCATTCCCGCGGCCTCCAGCTCTCGGCTTCTCGGGAAATAACTCTGCTTAG